One window of the Runella slithyformis DSM 19594 genome contains the following:
- the arsN2 gene encoding arsenic resistance N-acetyltransferase ArsN2, translating to METSEITIRSAQPADYESVVSLLQSVELPTEDLNPTLPDFVLAFAGEKAVGSAGADINGTTGLLRSVAVGEGFRNYKIAGRLINEVTKQARLKGVKELYLITTTADGYFEKQGYTVVNRAEVPTEIAQSRQFSNICPSSAVVMKKRIEKPKLQLADVAQALACCTPNSGCC from the coding sequence TTGGAAACGAGTGAGATCACCATTCGATCGGCGCAGCCGGCAGATTACGAATCGGTTGTTTCACTTTTACAATCAGTGGAATTGCCGACCGAAGATTTGAATCCAACTTTACCTGATTTTGTCTTAGCTTTTGCCGGTGAAAAAGCAGTGGGTTCGGCAGGTGCGGACATAAACGGCACGACCGGATTGCTGCGTTCGGTAGCAGTCGGTGAGGGTTTTCGGAATTATAAAATTGCGGGTCGTTTGATCAATGAGGTAACCAAGCAGGCACGACTGAAAGGAGTGAAAGAATTGTATCTTATCACAACGACGGCGGATGGTTATTTTGAAAAACAAGGCTATACCGTCGTAAACCGCGCAGAGGTTCCCACTGAGATTGCTCAATCCCGACAGTTCAGCAATATATGTCCGAGTTCGGCCGTGGTCATGAAAAAAAGAATCGAAAAGCCAAAGTTACAATTAGCGGATGTAGCGCAGGCTTTGGCTTGCTGTACGCCCAATTCGGGATGTTGCTGA
- a CDS encoding helix-turn-helix domain-containing protein — MKAQLEKLSIDGSFSYLARHFKRAYFDAPWHYHPECELTFIVKSHGQRFVGDSVSPFYEGDLVLLGSNLPHFWRNDEQYYQGNREFESESVVIQFPQTLVEDFLAKVPEFKSIKELMQRSARGVKFSESATQNVVADLLRLPYLPDGVRFISFLHILLSLAEDTQVELLAGSAYQITPDDADTERMKRIIEFTLAHFQEEIRLEMVAETAHMTVPAFCRYFKKRTQKTYIEFLTGFRISHARTLLTDSELSVAQVGLDSGFQNLSNFHQVFKRHTGTSPLHYRTAHTQKRP; from the coding sequence ATGAAAGCACAACTCGAAAAATTAAGCATTGACGGGTCTTTTTCTTACCTGGCGAGGCACTTCAAAAGGGCTTATTTCGACGCTCCCTGGCATTACCATCCCGAATGTGAACTTACTTTTATAGTCAAAAGCCACGGGCAGCGATTCGTGGGCGATTCTGTCTCGCCCTTTTATGAAGGCGACTTGGTGCTGCTCGGATCCAACCTTCCGCATTTCTGGCGCAACGATGAGCAGTATTATCAAGGCAATAGGGAGTTTGAAAGTGAATCGGTAGTGATTCAGTTTCCGCAAACATTGGTCGAAGATTTTTTGGCAAAAGTCCCTGAATTTAAATCTATTAAGGAACTGATGCAACGGTCGGCCCGCGGTGTAAAGTTCAGTGAAAGTGCAACTCAAAACGTAGTAGCCGATCTGTTACGGTTACCGTATTTACCGGATGGAGTGCGCTTTATTTCGTTTTTACACATTCTCTTATCGCTCGCGGAGGATACACAGGTTGAACTTTTGGCAGGGAGTGCCTACCAAATCACCCCCGACGATGCCGATACCGAACGGATGAAACGCATTATTGAGTTTACACTGGCCCATTTTCAGGAAGAAATTCGGTTGGAAATGGTGGCAGAAACGGCACACATGACCGTTCCTGCCTTTTGTCGTTATTTCAAAAAAAGGACGCAGAAAACCTATATTGAATTTCTGACGGGTTTCCGCATAAGTCACGCCCGCACATTATTAACGGATTCTGAATTGAGCGTAGCGCAGGTCGGACTGGACTCCGGCTTTCAGAATTTATCCAATTTTCATCAGGTCTTTAAACGCCATACGGGCACTTCTCCGCTTCATTACCGAACGGCTCATACCCAAAAGAGACCCTGA
- a CDS encoding phytanoyl-CoA dioxygenase family protein, which yields MLATIDTAHLKEELNTPFSVSPEAVAFYREFGYVKLKNVLSPDVLSYYGDIITDLVFKLNKLTKPMEERTTYERAFLQIMNLWREDDTAKEFVFSKRLAQIAADLMEVEGVRLYHDQALYKEPTGGITPWHADQFYWPLASPKTVTVWIPLQATPMEMGPLAFAEKSQAVEIGRDLEISDESEALMSQSLTQFNLSEGPFELGEVSYHAGWLFHRAGPNVSGSARKVMTVIYMDKDQRIMQPKNSYQKADWETWLASAPVGSIPDSPLNPVLFNR from the coding sequence ATGCTCGCAACGATTGATACTGCACATTTGAAAGAGGAATTGAACACTCCTTTTTCGGTTTCTCCCGAAGCCGTTGCCTTTTACCGTGAATTCGGTTATGTTAAACTCAAAAATGTATTGAGTCCGGACGTTCTCTCTTACTATGGAGACATCATCACTGATTTGGTTTTTAAACTCAATAAGTTGACGAAACCAATGGAAGAACGTACAACCTATGAGCGTGCCTTTCTGCAAATCATGAACCTTTGGCGGGAAGACGACACGGCCAAAGAGTTTGTGTTTTCAAAGCGATTGGCCCAAATTGCCGCTGACCTGATGGAAGTGGAAGGCGTGCGTTTGTACCACGACCAGGCGCTTTACAAAGAGCCCACGGGCGGCATTACGCCGTGGCATGCCGATCAGTTTTATTGGCCGTTGGCATCACCTAAGACCGTCACTGTTTGGATTCCGTTACAGGCTACGCCGATGGAAATGGGCCCGTTGGCATTTGCCGAAAAAAGCCAGGCGGTAGAAATTGGCCGTGACCTGGAAATCAGTGACGAAAGTGAAGCGTTGATGTCTCAAAGTCTGACGCAGTTTAACCTGAGCGAAGGCCCTTTTGAGCTGGGTGAAGTAAGTTATCATGCCGGTTGGTTGTTTCACCGTGCCGGGCCTAATGTATCCGGCAGCGCTCGTAAGGTAATGACAGTGATCTACATGGATAAAGACCAGCGGATAATGCAGCCAAAAAACAGCTATCAAAAAGCCGATTGGGAGACGTGGTTGGCTTCGGCTCCCGTAGGAAGTATTCCCGATAGCCCGCTCAATCCCGTGCTGTTCAACCGATAA
- a CDS encoding ComF family protein: protein MFSPFKWTLIWRDVLDLFYPNLCSLCGVQLVGNEEVICTKCRTNLPRTQSHQRVIPALDEKFAGKVLVRNVYAFLKFEKGGGVQRMLHQLKYENRPEVGNVLGQLYGFELMQAGVNHSFDWVIPIPLHSRKLAQRGYNQSDQFAAGLSEGLGVPWSDEILKRERFTATQTRKSRIERFENVSGIFQVVQPDKIIGQRIALVDDIVTTGSTLESAITELLQNGAKEVSVITIAAAY from the coding sequence ATGTTTTCACCTTTCAAATGGACGCTTATTTGGCGTGATGTACTGGATCTTTTTTATCCGAATCTGTGCAGTTTATGCGGAGTACAATTGGTGGGCAATGAAGAGGTGATCTGTACCAAATGCCGGACAAACTTACCCCGTACCCAATCGCATCAACGGGTGATACCGGCATTGGATGAAAAATTTGCGGGGAAAGTGTTGGTTAGAAACGTTTACGCTTTTCTGAAATTTGAGAAAGGAGGCGGTGTGCAGCGAATGCTTCACCAACTTAAATATGAAAATCGACCCGAAGTGGGCAATGTGTTGGGCCAACTCTATGGTTTTGAACTTATGCAGGCGGGGGTGAATCACTCGTTTGATTGGGTGATTCCCATCCCGCTGCATTCCCGAAAACTGGCACAACGGGGCTATAATCAAAGTGATCAATTTGCCGCCGGGCTTTCAGAAGGCTTAGGTGTACCATGGTCGGATGAAATTCTCAAAAGAGAAAGGTTTACCGCGACACAGACACGAAAATCCCGAATTGAGCGTTTTGAGAATGTTTCAGGAATCTTTCAGGTAGTACAGCCGGATAAGATTATCGGTCAGCGGATTGCGTTGGTAGATGACATCGTAACGACGGGCTCAACGCTGGAATCAGCCATTACAGAATTACTCCAAAACGGGGCCAAAGAAGTGTCCGTCATTACCATTGCGGCAGCGTATTAA
- a CDS encoding SUMF1/EgtB/PvdO family nonheme iron enzyme, with protein MVKFSMKAAIWVLAATVLFSACKSKHPSSLNPGKKSTATNSDFASKNGKKSKKKKGAADSEESGGFVVLPYKSQVVGPNLVFIEGGRFTMGALEEDVMSTHDNRERTVSVQSFYMDETEIANLHYLEYLHYTQRDSSAEVYAKALPDTTVWYDPLSFNDSYVTYYFRHPGFRMYPVVGISWVQANDYSTWRTNFVNSNLAKQANGKNKKGLAVKRSKKKGQAAAESEALMASSPSSRPAVESGYVLPDYRLPTEAEWEYASKAMIGTQYADENQSNQRIYPWDGSSLRNPRGKNKGQMLANFKRARGDYAGIAGKSNDGAIITEEIYKYPPNDFGLYNMAGNVNEWVYDVYRPLSYMDFKDLNPLRRDGFQDDEKRYDAKNSNSVVNDKLRVYKGGSWNDVAYWLSPGTRRFLAQDSSTATIGFRCAMISTGRNK; from the coding sequence ATGGTCAAATTCAGTATGAAAGCGGCGATTTGGGTACTGGCAGCCACGGTGTTGTTTAGTGCTTGTAAGTCAAAACACCCTTCCAGCCTTAATCCGGGCAAGAAAAGTACGGCAACAAACTCCGACTTTGCCTCAAAGAATGGAAAGAAAAGTAAAAAGAAGAAAGGTGCGGCAGATTCTGAGGAATCAGGCGGCTTTGTGGTCTTACCTTACAAGTCACAGGTAGTGGGCCCCAACCTTGTATTCATTGAAGGAGGTCGTTTCACAATGGGGGCGTTGGAAGAAGATGTGATGAGTACACACGATAACCGCGAGCGTACCGTCAGTGTGCAGTCGTTTTATATGGACGAAACAGAAATTGCCAATTTGCACTACTTAGAGTATTTGCACTATACCCAGCGCGACTCTTCCGCTGAGGTATATGCCAAAGCACTTCCTGATACAACCGTTTGGTACGATCCATTGTCATTCAATGATTCTTATGTAACGTACTACTTCCGCCACCCGGGTTTTCGTATGTATCCCGTAGTAGGTATTTCTTGGGTTCAGGCTAATGATTATTCTACCTGGCGGACCAATTTTGTAAACAGCAATTTGGCTAAACAGGCCAACGGCAAAAATAAAAAAGGCTTAGCCGTAAAACGAAGCAAGAAAAAAGGCCAGGCTGCGGCCGAGTCTGAAGCATTGATGGCAAGCTCTCCTTCTTCCCGCCCTGCCGTTGAAAGCGGCTATGTACTCCCGGATTACCGCCTGCCAACGGAAGCGGAATGGGAATACGCTTCCAAAGCAATGATCGGAACACAGTACGCCGACGAAAACCAGTCAAATCAGCGTATTTATCCATGGGACGGCTCTTCTTTGCGCAACCCGCGCGGTAAGAATAAAGGTCAGATGTTGGCCAATTTCAAGCGGGCACGCGGTGATTATGCGGGTATTGCCGGTAAATCAAACGACGGGGCTATCATAACCGAAGAAATATACAAATATCCTCCAAATGACTTCGGTCTTTATAACATGGCCGGTAACGTAAATGAGTGGGTATATGACGTATATCGTCCACTTTCTTACATGGATTTCAAAGATTTGAACCCACTGCGTCGCGATGGTTTTCAGGATGACGAAAAACGCTATGATGCCAAAAACAGCAACTCCGTTGTAAATGATAAATTGCGTGTTTACAAAGGCGGTTCGTGGAATGATGTAGCCTACTGGCTGTCACCGGGTACTCGTCGTTTCTTAGCCCAGGATTCATCTACTGCAACCATTGGATTCCGTTGCGCAATGATATCGACAGGCAGAAATAAATAG
- the ruvC gene encoding crossover junction endodeoxyribonuclease RuvC, which yields MQKDLSNQPTEKIILGVDPGTRIAGYAIIRIIEHRIELMQYGVLKLDKYNSHELKLKKIFERITQLIEEFLPDEMAIEDPFYGKNPQSMLKLGRAQGVAMAAALNRSIPIVEYSPKTVKMSVTGSGSASKEQVAYMLESILKQKLEAEYLDATDAVAIAVCHHYHANALPSAAAKKNGAKKGGWSAFVSENPNRIK from the coding sequence ATGCAAAAAGACTTGTCAAATCAGCCAACTGAAAAAATCATTTTAGGCGTTGATCCCGGGACCCGCATTGCGGGCTACGCGATCATCCGCATCATCGAACATCGTATTGAATTGATGCAATACGGTGTGTTAAAACTTGACAAATATAACAGCCACGAACTGAAACTGAAGAAAATCTTTGAACGTATCACGCAATTGATCGAAGAGTTTTTGCCCGACGAAATGGCCATTGAAGACCCATTTTACGGCAAAAATCCCCAGTCAATGCTCAAGTTAGGCCGAGCACAGGGAGTCGCCATGGCAGCGGCCCTCAATCGCAGCATCCCTATCGTAGAATATTCACCCAAAACCGTCAAAATGTCGGTCACCGGCAGCGGAAGTGCCTCCAAAGAACAGGTGGCATATATGTTGGAAAGCATTCTTAAGCAAAAACTGGAAGCCGAATATCTGGATGCCACCGATGCCGTAGCCATTGCCGTCTGTCATCATTATCACGCCAACGCGCTTCCATCCGCTGCCGCCAAAAAGAATGGAGCAAAAAAAGGAGGTTGGTCGGCCTTTGTGAGTGAAAATCCCAATCGTATCAAATAA
- a CDS encoding lysylphosphatidylglycerol synthase domain-containing protein yields MMQSNTPSWFSRWYSLKKIGWVFKWVLLGAMLSYLYLTIQEKGQSLQDIYQLLRERFTVNHLTELGLVIVLTPLNWACESRKWQLLAQKIEKISFFQSLKGVLSGLALGFIMPNNVGDAAGRVLSLQSAKRLTGVGAALLSNGLQFYVSLFFGTVGWGFFILEQLSLQNWPQLTLLGILTATLLFGIWLIISRKKAEVYLERFRWFRWIEPYVDVIAQYELVEIWQAFRWALLRYGVFSLQFGLLLSIFEVSLPILAALACIFLVFFAKTLIPALNFLGDLGIREASSLYFFSFYNIAPARIVAVTLTLWCINILLPVLVGVFWTMKMKWWRE; encoded by the coding sequence ATGATGCAAAGTAACACCCCTTCGTGGTTTTCTCGGTGGTATTCTCTCAAAAAAATCGGGTGGGTTTTCAAATGGGTGCTGTTGGGTGCCATGCTGTCGTATTTATACCTTACCATTCAGGAGAAAGGACAAAGCTTACAGGATATTTATCAGTTGCTTCGGGAGCGATTTACGGTCAATCATTTAACAGAATTGGGATTGGTGATTGTATTGACTCCACTCAATTGGGCGTGCGAAAGCCGGAAATGGCAACTGTTGGCGCAGAAAATTGAAAAAATCTCTTTTTTTCAATCATTGAAAGGTGTTTTGTCCGGGCTGGCTCTGGGGTTTATTATGCCCAATAATGTAGGCGATGCGGCAGGACGGGTATTATCACTTCAAAGCGCTAAGCGTCTCACGGGCGTAGGAGCGGCGCTTCTTTCCAATGGTCTCCAATTTTATGTATCCTTATTTTTTGGAACAGTGGGATGGGGCTTTTTTATCTTAGAACAGCTTTCCCTTCAAAACTGGCCTCAGCTAACACTGTTAGGCATACTAACGGCCACATTGCTGTTTGGTATTTGGTTGATTATCAGTAGAAAAAAAGCAGAAGTTTACCTGGAGCGTTTTCGTTGGTTTCGTTGGATTGAGCCGTACGTAGATGTGATTGCCCAATACGAGTTGGTTGAAATTTGGCAGGCTTTTCGTTGGGCACTTTTGCGTTATGGTGTATTTTCCCTGCAATTTGGACTGTTGCTTTCGATTTTTGAGGTATCACTGCCCATTTTAGCAGCGCTTGCCTGTATTTTTTTGGTGTTTTTTGCCAAAACTCTCATCCCGGCGCTCAATTTCCTGGGTGATTTGGGCATTCGTGAAGCTTCATCTTTGTATTTTTTCAGCTTTTATAATATTGCTCCCGCCCGCATAGTAGCCGTAACCCTTACATTGTGGTGTATTAATATTCTGCTGCCGGTACTGGTAGGTGTCTTTTGGACGATGAAGATGAAGTGGTGGCGGGAGTGA
- a CDS encoding glycosyltransferase produces the protein MMYAAFLIFFLYAIACLWLCVQWICIPPRTPDTIAFPNDFKLSVIIPARNEEKNIDVLLRDLQRQSLDQNHFEVLVVNDASTDATEEIVNNFRKQYALDLKLISLTEAAVRSPKKRAITEAMKAASGELIVTTDGDCRVGEKWLETIVRIYHQTNAKFISGPVTFMDEKNSFDIFQTIEFASLIGTGACLLEAGHPTMCNGANLAYQRSAFDAVGGYEGVDQIASGDDEFLLQKIHQQYPGNSVFIKNKEAIVRTQTQENWRAFYRQRVRWASKWAVNRRIATIAVALFVFAVNVMTILFLMTGLRQGLQEIRFNAILMIKYLPEFLYLSLIIRFLGKRKFLWYIPLVQLFYPFYVLFFGLAAQQKGYEWKGRRLR, from the coding sequence ATGATGTATGCTGCCTTCCTTATTTTTTTTCTGTATGCCATAGCCTGCCTTTGGCTCTGTGTGCAATGGATATGTATTCCTCCGCGAACCCCTGATACAATTGCTTTTCCAAATGATTTTAAACTTTCGGTCATTATTCCCGCTCGCAACGAAGAAAAGAATATCGACGTACTGTTGAGAGATCTGCAACGACAGTCATTGGATCAAAATCATTTTGAAGTATTGGTGGTCAATGATGCTTCGACTGATGCTACCGAAGAAATTGTGAATAATTTTCGAAAACAGTATGCGCTTGATTTAAAACTCATTTCATTGACTGAAGCAGCGGTCAGGTCCCCCAAAAAAAGGGCGATCACGGAAGCAATGAAAGCTGCTTCCGGCGAATTGATTGTCACGACCGACGGTGATTGTCGGGTAGGAGAGAAGTGGTTGGAGACGATTGTTCGAATTTACCATCAAACCAACGCCAAGTTTATCAGCGGACCGGTCACCTTTATGGATGAGAAAAATAGCTTTGATATTTTTCAGACCATTGAGTTTGCCAGTTTGATCGGAACGGGGGCGTGTCTTTTGGAAGCGGGGCATCCTACCATGTGCAACGGGGCAAATCTGGCTTACCAACGCTCAGCCTTTGATGCGGTTGGCGGATACGAAGGCGTAGATCAGATCGCTTCGGGCGATGATGAATTCTTACTTCAAAAAATTCACCAACAATATCCGGGAAACAGTGTTTTTATAAAAAATAAAGAAGCAATTGTTCGGACGCAGACGCAGGAAAATTGGCGCGCTTTTTATCGGCAGCGGGTTCGTTGGGCGAGTAAATGGGCCGTAAATCGAAGAATTGCTACCATAGCGGTAGCCCTGTTTGTGTTTGCTGTGAATGTAATGACGATTCTATTTCTGATGACAGGCCTTCGTCAAGGTTTACAGGAGATAAGGTTTAATGCAATATTAATGATTAAATATTTGCCTGAATTTTTATATTTGAGCTTGATTATCAGATTTTTGGGAAAACGTAAGTTTCTGTGGTATATTCCTTTAGTGCAACTATTTTACCCTTTTTATGTGTTGTTTTTTGGGTTGGCAGCCCAACAAAAAGGCTATGAGTGGAAAGGGAGAAGATTGCGCTAA
- a CDS encoding polysaccharide deacetylase family protein translates to MIPLFVHKSPRLLKAFYTPFVWNIPTDENVIYLTFDDGPIPDVTEWVLEQLDCYNAKATFFCIGDNVRRYPEIFTQLIVNGHSIGNHTHNHLNGWKTEDTVYWQNVAECQAVLPVTTNLFRPPYGRIKLSQAKPLLNDFHIVMWEVLTGDFEKYLSPGHCLEKTLKYTQAGSVVVMHDSLKAWRNMSYVLPRFLEHFSALGYRFEGLPQQIPVGVKLGEALNVF, encoded by the coding sequence ATGATTCCATTGTTTGTTCATAAATCACCCCGCCTGCTTAAGGCTTTTTACACGCCTTTTGTGTGGAATATCCCAACGGATGAAAATGTCATTTATCTTACCTTTGATGATGGCCCGATACCTGACGTTACGGAATGGGTGTTGGAGCAACTAGACTGTTACAATGCCAAAGCAACTTTCTTTTGTATTGGTGATAACGTACGCAGATACCCCGAGATCTTTACGCAACTGATCGTCAATGGGCACAGTATCGGCAATCATACCCATAATCACCTCAACGGATGGAAAACCGAAGATACGGTCTATTGGCAAAACGTGGCTGAATGTCAAGCTGTATTGCCTGTGACCACCAATCTCTTTCGCCCGCCATATGGACGCATTAAATTGAGTCAGGCCAAACCGCTGCTGAACGATTTTCATATTGTAATGTGGGAAGTGCTGACGGGTGATTTCGAGAAATACCTGTCGCCCGGGCACTGCCTCGAAAAGACGCTGAAATATACACAGGCAGGGTCTGTTGTGGTAATGCACGACAGTCTGAAAGCCTGGCGAAATATGAGTTATGTCTTACCGCGTTTTCTTGAACATTTTTCGGCGCTCGGCTATCGTTTTGAAGGGCTGCCCCAACAAATTCCCGTTGGCGTTAAACTGGGAGAAGCTCTGAACGTATTCTGA
- a CDS encoding DUF3267 domain-containing protein, whose translation MKPTIEQLHDSLNFELIDSFHIDEMNKFLMRELGMKQPDTTPTKPKLNAKSLLFFAVFAAIGGVVGWSIGKTIPKSDGGLGNVALQFGLAFVSFFVVLLPIHETIHGLVFKVLGAKKVGFGWSKKSLIVYAYSQKFVMTLRENAWVAAMPFLVLTTALVILWVIFPQWQLFWGTSLFFHTAACMGDFVLIQYYFKNRNHTMYTYDDIEGDYYSYFFRKKQPSDG comes from the coding sequence ATGAAACCGACCATTGAACAACTGCACGATTCGCTTAATTTCGAGTTGATTGATTCTTTTCACATTGATGAAATGAACAAATTTCTAATGCGAGAGCTAGGAATGAAACAACCGGATACCACGCCGACCAAACCAAAATTAAATGCTAAATCGCTGCTGTTCTTCGCCGTATTTGCGGCGATTGGGGGCGTTGTGGGCTGGTCTATCGGAAAAACAATTCCTAAATCAGATGGTGGACTTGGTAACGTCGCCCTTCAGTTTGGATTGGCTTTTGTAAGCTTTTTTGTGGTTTTATTACCCATCCATGAAACCATTCATGGCCTTGTTTTTAAGGTATTAGGTGCCAAAAAAGTAGGATTCGGATGGTCGAAAAAAAGCCTGATCGTGTATGCGTACTCCCAAAAATTTGTCATGACCCTACGCGAAAACGCCTGGGTAGCGGCCATGCCCTTTCTCGTACTGACAACAGCATTAGTGATCTTATGGGTTATTTTTCCGCAATGGCAGCTTTTTTGGGGTACCTCTCTCTTCTTTCATACGGCCGCCTGCATGGGCGATTTTGTTCTGATTCAATACTATTTTAAAAATAGGAACCACACAATGTACACCTACGATGATATCGAAGGGGATTATTATTCTTATTTTTTTCGAAAAAAACAACCGTCTGACGGTTAG
- a CDS encoding GMC oxidoreductase: MYLNTDAQKNNTYDAIVIGSGISGGWAAKELTEKGLRTLMLERGRDVKHVTDYPTTMSSPWEMTHRGRLPLAIAERVPIQRKTGPAANEYSNHFFVKDDEHPYTQIKPFDWTRGYQVGGKSLMWARWVQRWNEDNFEENAREGIGVDWPIRYKDLAPWYSYVERFIGVSGNKDGIKSLPDGEFLPPFELNCLEKHFQKSIASTYNDRHFIISRTANLSKPAAIHTALGRSACQSRNWCSRGCPFGAYFSTQSSTLPAALKTGKLTLRPFSIVHSIIYDDKKGKATGVRVIDTNTLEMTEFYARILFVNAATINSTAILMNSTSGRFPNGLGNDSGALGRYLMDHNYRIRVSGIYEGPEFDSSYYFGRRPAGSYVPRFRNLGNDRQKEFVRGYAYACGAGRQGWERGNGTDSFGADFKENMTRPGPWTFSMTGMGEMLPHVDNKIELDHAKKDKWGMPTLKIDCQWRENEDKMVIDALNQAQEMMHNAGIKVTAAFDNHQAPGLAIHEMGTARMGRDPKTSVLNGFNQVHACKNVFVTDGASMASSACQNPSLTYMALTARAADHAVKEMKKTNL; the protein is encoded by the coding sequence ATGTACCTTAATACCGACGCTCAGAAAAACAACACCTACGATGCCATCGTCATCGGCTCCGGCATCAGCGGCGGATGGGCCGCCAAAGAGCTGACCGAGAAAGGATTACGCACGCTGATGCTCGAACGCGGCCGCGACGTAAAGCACGTCACCGATTATCCTACCACGATGTCGTCGCCATGGGAAATGACCCATCGCGGACGCCTGCCCCTGGCAATCGCTGAACGCGTACCCATTCAACGCAAGACCGGGCCGGCAGCCAACGAGTACAGTAACCATTTTTTTGTCAAAGACGACGAACATCCCTATACCCAAATCAAGCCGTTCGACTGGACACGCGGCTATCAGGTAGGCGGCAAGTCGCTGATGTGGGCGCGGTGGGTACAACGCTGGAACGAAGATAATTTTGAAGAAAATGCCCGCGAAGGTATCGGGGTCGACTGGCCCATTCGCTACAAAGACCTTGCGCCATGGTATAGCTATGTAGAGCGTTTCATTGGGGTTTCGGGCAACAAAGACGGCATAAAATCCCTGCCTGACGGCGAATTTTTGCCTCCTTTTGAGCTTAATTGCCTGGAAAAGCATTTTCAAAAAAGCATTGCCTCTACCTACAATGATCGGCATTTTATCATCAGTCGCACCGCCAATTTAAGCAAGCCCGCGGCCATTCATACTGCTTTGGGGCGCTCGGCCTGTCAGTCGCGCAACTGGTGCAGCCGCGGGTGTCCTTTCGGGGCCTATTTCAGCACCCAATCCTCCACCCTTCCGGCCGCCCTCAAAACCGGTAAGCTGACATTGCGCCCGTTTTCCATCGTTCACTCCATCATTTATGACGATAAAAAAGGCAAAGCCACGGGGGTACGCGTCATTGACACCAACACCTTGGAAATGACCGAATTTTATGCCCGCATTCTATTTGTCAACGCCGCTACCATCAACAGTACGGCCATCCTGATGAACTCCACGTCGGGGCGTTTTCCCAACGGTCTGGGCAACGACAGCGGCGCGCTGGGGCGTTACCTGATGGATCATAATTACCGCATTCGGGTAAGCGGAATATACGAAGGCCCGGAGTTTGACAGCAGTTATTATTTTGGACGCCGCCCGGCAGGTTCGTATGTGCCCCGCTTTAGAAATCTGGGCAACGACCGACAAAAAGAATTTGTTCGCGGCTACGCGTATGCCTGCGGGGCCGGACGCCAAGGCTGGGAACGCGGCAACGGCACCGACAGTTTTGGCGCCGATTTTAAGGAAAACATGACCCGGCCCGGCCCCTGGACGTTCAGCATGACCGGCATGGGAGAAATGCTCCCGCACGTGGATAATAAAATTGAACTTGACCACGCAAAAAAGGACAAGTGGGGAATGCCGACGCTGAAAATAGATTGTCAATGGCGAGAAAATGAAGATAAAATGGTGATCGATGCGCTCAATCAGGCACAGGAAATGATGCATAATGCCGGTATTAAAGTGACGGCGGCGTTTGACAACCACCAGGCCCCGGGTCTTGCCATCCACGAGATGGGCACCGCCCGCATGGGCCGCGACCCTAAAACGTCAGTGCTCAACGGTTTTAACCAGGTGCACGCCTGCAAGAATGTGTTTGTCACCGATGGCGCGAGCATGGCTTCTTCTGCCTGCCAGAACCCGTCCCTGACATATATGGCGCTTACGGCCCGCGCAGCGGATCATGCGGTCAAAGAAATGAAGAAAACGAATCTGTAA